One Cryomorphaceae bacterium 1068 DNA window includes the following coding sequences:
- a CDS encoding ketoacyl-ACP synthase III — MSNTKAAITAVSGYVPEDRLTNADLEKMVDTNDEWIKTRTGIEERRILKDPTKATSDLGAEAVNRLLEKSGVAPEEVDLLICATATPDHLFPSTANIISDKCGLVNAWSYDLMAACSGFIYALSTASQFIETGKYKKVVVVGADKMSSIIDYEDRATCIIFGDGAGAVMVEPSDEGLGVQDSILHSDGSGREFLHQKAGGSLNPASIKTVENKEHFVFQEGKTVFKFAVSKMADVAEEIMKRNELESDDVSWLVPHQANLRIIDATARRMGVDNSKVMINIQKYGNTTNGTIPLCLWEWENKLKKGDNIILAAFGGGFTWGSVYLKWAYDSN, encoded by the coding sequence ATGAGCAATACAAAGGCTGCAATTACTGCCGTATCAGGTTACGTTCCGGAAGATAGGCTGACGAACGCTGACTTGGAAAAAATGGTCGATACCAACGATGAATGGATCAAGACCAGAACGGGAATTGAAGAAAGACGAATTCTAAAAGATCCTACCAAAGCCACCAGCGACTTGGGAGCGGAAGCAGTAAATCGACTCCTAGAAAAAAGTGGAGTCGCACCTGAAGAAGTTGATCTTTTAATCTGTGCAACTGCGACACCTGATCACCTTTTTCCATCTACAGCAAATATTATTTCAGATAAATGTGGACTCGTCAATGCCTGGTCATATGACCTCATGGCTGCATGCAGTGGATTCATCTATGCATTATCAACAGCTTCCCAATTCATTGAAACAGGGAAATACAAAAAGGTAGTCGTCGTAGGAGCCGACAAGATGAGTTCGATAATCGATTACGAAGATCGCGCTACATGCATCATTTTTGGTGATGGCGCAGGTGCTGTCATGGTTGAGCCAAGCGATGAAGGTTTGGGAGTTCAAGACTCGATTCTTCACAGTGACGGAAGCGGCAGAGAATTTTTGCACCAAAAAGCGGGTGGCTCACTTAACCCTGCTTCTATCAAAACAGTTGAAAATAAGGAACACTTTGTTTTTCAAGAAGGGAAAACGGTTTTCAAATTCGCGGTGAGCAAAATGGCTGATGTCGCTGAAGAGATCATGAAGCGCAATGAGTTAGAAAGTGATGACGTGAGTTGGTTGGTTCCTCATCAAGCAAATTTGCGCATCATCGATGCAACAGCTCGCAGAATGGGTGTTGATAATTCCAAAGTGATGATCAACATTCAGAAGTATGGAAATACTACCAACGGCACCATCCCACTTTGCCTTTGGGAATGGGAGAATAAATTGAAAAAAGGAGACAATATTATATTAGCCGCCTTTGGTGGTGGCTTTACTTGGGGGTCGGTTTACCTAAAATGGGCATACGACTCTAACTAA
- the accC gene encoding acetyl-CoA carboxylase biotin carboxylase subunit: MFKKILIANRGEIALRVIRTCKEMGIKTVAVYSKADADSLPVRFADEAVCIGPAPSSESYLKIPNIIAAAEITNADAIHPGYGFLSENAKFSRICGENGIKFIGATPEQIEGMGDKATAKSTMLAAGVPCVPGSEGLLKDGNHARKMAKEIGLPVMMKATAGGGGKGMRVVWKEEEIQKHFEDIQREASAAFGNDGIYMEKFIEEPRHIEIQVAGDQFGTFCHMSERDCSIQRRHQKLVEETPSPFMTKALRKKMGEAAIKAAAAVNYEGVGTVEFLVDKHRNFYFMEMNTRIQVEHTITEEVINFDLIKEQIKIAAGVPISGHNYEPKMHSFQCRINAEDPFNDFRPSPGRVMDYHSPGGHGVRIDTHVYSGYTIPPNYDSMVSKLIVVAQTREEAIKKMHRALSEYIIEGVKTTIPFHIQLFEDENFKKGNFTTKFLEDFKIKPV; the protein is encoded by the coding sequence ATGTTTAAGAAGATCCTGATTGCCAATCGAGGTGAAATAGCCTTGAGGGTGATACGTACTTGTAAAGAAATGGGCATCAAAACGGTGGCCGTTTACAGTAAGGCAGATGCGGATAGCCTGCCGGTTAGATTTGCTGACGAGGCCGTTTGCATAGGCCCTGCTCCCAGTTCTGAATCTTACCTGAAGATCCCTAATATCATCGCTGCAGCGGAAATCACCAATGCCGATGCTATCCATCCCGGCTATGGCTTCCTTTCGGAGAATGCCAAGTTCTCGCGGATTTGTGGAGAAAATGGTATCAAGTTCATCGGGGCAACCCCTGAACAGATTGAAGGGATGGGAGACAAAGCAACAGCTAAATCCACAATGTTGGCAGCGGGAGTACCTTGCGTACCCGGTTCTGAAGGCCTCCTGAAAGATGGAAATCACGCCCGCAAAATGGCCAAAGAAATTGGCCTTCCGGTAATGATGAAAGCCACTGCCGGAGGCGGTGGAAAAGGAATGCGTGTTGTTTGGAAAGAAGAAGAAATTCAAAAGCATTTTGAGGATATCCAGAGAGAGGCCTCAGCTGCATTTGGTAACGACGGTATCTACATGGAGAAATTCATCGAAGAACCGCGCCATATCGAGATTCAAGTAGCAGGTGACCAGTTCGGTACTTTCTGCCACATGAGCGAGCGGGACTGCTCGATTCAGCGTAGGCACCAAAAGTTAGTAGAAGAAACACCTTCGCCGTTTATGACAAAGGCTCTTCGAAAAAAAATGGGAGAAGCCGCCATCAAAGCTGCAGCTGCTGTAAACTACGAAGGAGTCGGAACGGTTGAATTCTTGGTAGACAAGCACCGCAACTTCTATTTTATGGAAATGAACACCCGAATTCAGGTGGAGCATACCATTACGGAAGAAGTGATCAATTTTGACCTTATCAAGGAGCAAATCAAAATTGCGGCAGGAGTGCCAATCAGCGGGCATAATTATGAACCCAAGATGCATTCATTCCAATGCCGGATAAACGCAGAAGATCCTTTTAATGATTTCAGGCCTTCACCAGGAAGGGTGATGGATTATCATTCTCCCGGAGGTCATGGAGTACGAATTGACACGCATGTGTATTCGGGCTATACCATTCCGCCGAATTATGACTCGATGGTTTCAAAATTGATCGTAGTGGCACAGACTCGTGAAGAGGCTATTAAGAAAATGCACCGCGCTTTGAGCGAATACATCATTGAAGGGGTGAAAACCACCATTCCTTTCCATATTCAACTCTTCGAAGATGAGAACTTCAAGAAAGGAAATTTCACAACGAAGTTTTTGGAAGACTTTAAAATAAAACCGGTTTAG
- a CDS encoding efflux RND transporter permease subunit, with protein MAENTTEKSGKGYKEFGLSSLSVDNKTTVFVLAIIIFLGGVASYMGMPKENFPDVVTPEIYVGTPYPGNSPLDIEKLITRPFEKEINAITGVDEINSTSVQGYSTIQVKFSFDVTPDEALRKVKDKVDIAMSDRDFPQDLPADPNVFELNFSEMIPIMNINLSGDFSIEQLKDYAEYLEDEIEDLAEITEVDIRGVMDKEVKIDVDLLAIEAMKISFDDIANAIAQENVTISGGDLLVDEYNRNVRIIGEFRNVEEIENVIVKRENQEVVYLKNVADVSFGEEETQSYAREYLKPVVMVDVKKRAGENLIEASDKISEIIEKAKADIFPENLQISITNDQSDQTRTQVDELLNSIIFGVLLVTGVLLFFLGLRNALFVGIAIPLSMLLSFLILGALGVTLNVMVLFGLVLALGMLVDNGIVVVENIYRLMDEGYPPIQAAKLGVGEVAIPIIASTATTLAAFLPLAFWPGLFGEFMFFLPITLIIVLSSSLFVALVINPMLTSVYMKVGEPDINKGKMLKNSLIFVAVGVFLDVISVVADQSILMIFGNISLFIGISGILNVYILTPGTKRLQNQILPKLEEYYKRFLGYALDGKRPYAFVGGTFLLLIGSLMLFGIFPPKVEFFPINEPQYLNIFIEKPIGTDIEETNRTTLELEKRVIEILDDDKYYYQKDGERIPFLIESVIGQVGDGTSDPAQGFSQANTPHKARITVQFVKFQDRRGLQTSDVLERIRGELRGYPGTQITVSKNEAGPPQGAPINIEVRGEDYEKIMADAQGLKSFFQDQNIPGVEELKLDIETGKPEMPIIIDRDKARRLNVSTYQIGDAMRTALFGKEVSTFKDGEDDYPINVRLLKHYRDNEDALMNMRLTFRDQSTGKIVQVPISSVARSEKSSTFSAVKRRDLDRVVTISSNVLTGYNSTEIVGKMKEMVKDYESNPDTKVLFTGQQEEQAKELDFLTTALALALFMIIIIITAQFNSISTPFIIGFAVLFSLIGVFLGLVIFSMDFIIIMTMIGIISLAGIVVNNAIVLIDYTNLIRTRRKEELNLPLDEKLPFEETVYAIIEGGRTRLRPVLLTAITTILGLVPLAIGLNIDFFSLVSELDPKIYVGGDNVIFWGPMSWTIIFGLSFATFLTLVIVPVMYLILAKIKYRFIHKKDTSYSIDR; from the coding sequence ATGGCAGAAAACACAACTGAAAAAAGCGGAAAAGGCTATAAAGAGTTTGGTCTTTCATCGCTTTCCGTGGATAATAAAACCACGGTCTTCGTACTGGCAATTATTATTTTCCTCGGAGGGGTAGCCTCGTATATGGGTATGCCAAAAGAGAATTTCCCCGATGTCGTAACTCCTGAGATCTATGTAGGGACTCCTTATCCCGGAAACTCGCCGTTGGATATTGAGAAATTGATTACCCGGCCATTCGAAAAGGAAATCAACGCCATTACCGGAGTGGACGAGATAAACTCCACCAGCGTTCAAGGATATTCTACCATACAGGTGAAATTCAGCTTTGATGTGACTCCCGATGAGGCGCTACGAAAGGTAAAGGACAAGGTAGATATCGCTATGAGCGATCGAGATTTTCCGCAAGATCTTCCTGCTGACCCCAATGTTTTCGAGTTGAACTTTTCTGAGATGATACCGATAATGAACATCAACTTATCGGGTGATTTCTCCATAGAACAACTCAAGGATTATGCAGAGTACCTTGAAGACGAAATCGAAGATCTTGCTGAAATTACAGAGGTAGATATCCGTGGAGTAATGGACAAGGAAGTCAAGATTGACGTCGACCTGCTGGCCATTGAGGCGATGAAAATAAGCTTTGATGATATTGCCAATGCCATAGCACAGGAGAATGTCACCATTTCGGGAGGTGATCTTTTGGTGGATGAGTACAACAGAAACGTTCGTATTATCGGTGAGTTTCGCAATGTCGAGGAAATAGAAAACGTCATCGTAAAACGAGAGAACCAAGAGGTTGTATATCTAAAAAATGTCGCTGACGTGAGCTTTGGAGAGGAGGAAACCCAGAGTTATGCTCGTGAATACCTGAAGCCTGTGGTAATGGTCGATGTGAAAAAGCGTGCAGGCGAGAATCTTATTGAGGCTTCTGACAAAATCTCCGAAATAATAGAGAAGGCGAAAGCCGATATTTTTCCCGAAAATCTTCAAATATCCATTACCAACGATCAGAGCGACCAAACACGAACCCAAGTTGATGAGCTCTTGAACAGCATCATCTTCGGTGTATTGCTCGTTACAGGAGTCCTCTTGTTTTTCCTCGGACTCAGAAACGCACTTTTTGTAGGTATTGCCATTCCACTTTCCATGTTATTGAGCTTCTTGATTTTAGGGGCCCTTGGAGTTACGCTTAATGTAATGGTACTCTTCGGGTTGGTATTGGCCTTGGGAATGCTGGTAGATAACGGTATTGTAGTGGTTGAGAATATTTACCGACTTATGGATGAGGGATATCCGCCCATTCAGGCAGCCAAGCTAGGTGTAGGGGAGGTGGCCATACCCATTATTGCCTCTACCGCGACCACATTGGCGGCCTTTTTACCACTGGCTTTTTGGCCCGGGCTTTTCGGTGAGTTCATGTTTTTCTTGCCCATCACACTGATCATTGTTCTGTCATCCTCGCTATTTGTGGCGTTGGTGATTAATCCAATGCTGACATCGGTATATATGAAAGTGGGAGAGCCTGATATCAACAAAGGGAAAATGCTCAAGAACAGTCTTATTTTCGTTGCAGTTGGAGTTTTTCTCGATGTTATTTCTGTAGTAGCAGATCAAAGCATCTTAATGATTTTTGGGAATATTTCGCTCTTTATCGGAATCTCGGGGATTCTGAATGTTTACATCCTTACACCAGGAACCAAGCGTCTGCAGAATCAGATACTTCCAAAGCTTGAGGAATACTACAAGCGCTTTTTAGGTTACGCCCTTGATGGTAAGAGACCTTATGCTTTTGTTGGAGGAACCTTTCTCCTGCTGATCGGTTCGCTGATGCTCTTTGGGATCTTTCCTCCTAAGGTGGAATTCTTTCCCATCAACGAGCCACAGTACCTTAACATTTTCATCGAAAAGCCTATAGGTACTGATATAGAAGAGACCAATCGCACTACTCTCGAGCTTGAGAAAAGGGTGATTGAAATTTTGGATGACGACAAATATTACTACCAAAAAGACGGAGAGCGAATTCCCTTCCTTATCGAATCTGTAATCGGGCAGGTAGGTGATGGAACGAGTGATCCCGCTCAGGGTTTCTCTCAGGCCAATACGCCTCACAAAGCACGGATCACGGTCCAGTTTGTCAAATTTCAAGATCGAAGAGGACTTCAAACGAGTGATGTGTTAGAACGCATTCGCGGTGAACTTCGAGGATATCCGGGAACCCAAATTACCGTTAGTAAAAACGAAGCAGGGCCGCCACAAGGAGCCCCCATCAATATTGAAGTTCGAGGAGAAGACTACGAAAAAATCATGGCAGATGCTCAAGGGCTTAAGTCCTTTTTCCAGGATCAAAACATACCGGGAGTAGAAGAATTAAAACTCGATATAGAAACAGGTAAGCCTGAAATGCCGATCATCATCGATCGTGATAAAGCACGGAGACTCAATGTGTCAACATATCAGATCGGCGACGCTATGAGAACTGCCTTGTTCGGAAAAGAGGTGTCTACATTCAAAGACGGCGAAGATGATTATCCCATCAATGTACGCCTCCTAAAACACTACCGCGACAATGAAGACGCCTTAATGAATATGCGTTTGACTTTTCGGGACCAATCAACCGGAAAGATTGTGCAGGTGCCGATTTCTTCAGTAGCCCGTTCTGAGAAATCAAGTACTTTCAGCGCAGTAAAGCGTCGTGATCTCGACCGAGTAGTTACCATTTCTTCCAACGTTCTTACAGGGTATAACTCTACCGAAATCGTTGGAAAAATGAAGGAGATGGTGAAGGATTACGAAAGCAACCCCGACACAAAGGTTCTCTTCACCGGACAGCAGGAAGAGCAAGCCAAAGAACTTGACTTCCTCACAACGGCTTTGGCGCTAGCCCTTTTTATGATCATAATCATTATCACGGCTCAGTTTAATTCTATATCAACGCCCTTTATTATAGGATTTGCGGTGCTTTTCAGCTTGATCGGCGTATTCCTTGGTTTGGTCATTTTCAGCATGGACTTCATCATCATCATGACCATGATCGGGATTATCTCCCTGGCGGGAATTGTGGTAAATAATGCCATCGTTTTGATTGACTACACCAACTTAATTCGAACCAGACGTAAGGAAGAGCTCAACTTACCTTTGGATGAAAAACTCCCGTTTGAAGAAACGGTTTATGCCATTATCGAAGGAGGTAGAACCAGACTGCGTCCCGTTTTGCTCACGGCCATTACCACAATTTTGGGGTTGGTTCCGTTGGCAATAGGCTTGAATATTGACTTCTTTAGCTTGGTGAGTGAGTTAGATCCGAAGATTTATGTGGGAGGAGATAATGTGATCTTTTGGGGTCCGATGTCATGGACGATCATCTTCGGCTTGTCGTTCGCGACATTTTTAACATTGGTGATTGTCCCCGTGATGTATTTGATATTAGCAAAGATCAAGTACAGGTTCATTCACAAGAAAGATACAAGCTATTCGATTGATCGATAG
- the dxs gene encoding 1-deoxy-D-xylulose-5-phosphate synthase: MSEYKAGHLLDQVEIPADLRSKIKEQELEEFSAQLRDYIIDVVSTKGGHFGASLGVVELTVALHYVFNTPYDQLVWDVGHQAYGHKLLTGRRKNFHTNRKYGGLSGFPKRSESEYDTFGVGHSSTSISGALGMAVASRLKGEFDRQHIAVIGDGSMTAGLAFEGLNHGGVEDTNLLVVLNDNCMSIDPNVGALKEYLTDITTSHTYNKVKDEVWQLLGKISKFGPNAQAIAQKVEHAVKSSLLKQSNMFESLNFRYFGPVDGHDVNHLVKVMEDLKDIPGPKILHALTVKGKGYEHSEKGSPTVWHAPGLFNKETGEIIKVVPKSPQPPKYQDVFGHSIVELAEKNDKIVGITPAMPSGSSLKIMMEAMPDRAFDVGIAEQHAVTFSAGLATQGMIPFCNIYSSFMQRAYDQVVHDVALQNLNVVFCLDRAGFAGADGPTHHGSYDLAYFRAIPNMIVSAPMNESELRNIMYTAQMKEHGPFSIRYPRGQGVMTDWKTPFKEIKIGTGRRVKNGSDLAILSIGHPGNFAVSAAEKLEKEGLDVAVYDMRFVKPLDEILLHEVFSKFDKVITVEDGCLMGGLGSAVLEFMVDHGYSAKVKRLGIEDKWFEHGSQDQLYTEAGFNVDDIAATAEEMLAEKLQKLNKVSAG; encoded by the coding sequence ATGAGTGAATATAAAGCAGGTCATCTTCTCGACCAAGTCGAAATTCCCGCTGACTTACGTTCAAAAATCAAGGAGCAAGAACTCGAAGAGTTTAGCGCTCAACTTCGCGATTACATCATCGATGTCGTATCAACCAAAGGTGGTCACTTCGGTGCGAGTCTTGGCGTTGTAGAGCTCACGGTGGCGCTTCATTATGTATTCAACACGCCTTACGATCAATTGGTCTGGGATGTGGGGCACCAGGCCTACGGCCATAAATTATTGACAGGTCGTAGAAAGAATTTTCATACCAATAGAAAGTACGGAGGTCTCAGTGGTTTCCCTAAAAGATCAGAAAGTGAGTATGACACATTTGGCGTAGGGCACTCGTCTACATCTATTTCGGGAGCTTTGGGAATGGCGGTAGCTAGCAGGCTAAAAGGCGAATTTGACAGACAGCACATTGCAGTTATTGGTGATGGATCGATGACGGCAGGTTTGGCTTTTGAAGGACTCAATCACGGTGGAGTAGAGGATACCAACCTCTTGGTGGTTCTCAATGACAATTGCATGTCGATCGACCCCAACGTGGGCGCATTAAAAGAATATTTGACTGACATCACCACTTCTCACACTTACAACAAGGTGAAGGATGAGGTATGGCAGTTATTGGGTAAGATTTCGAAGTTTGGGCCAAATGCTCAGGCCATTGCCCAAAAAGTAGAGCACGCGGTAAAGTCTTCTTTGCTCAAGCAGAGCAATATGTTTGAGTCTCTCAACTTTCGCTACTTCGGCCCGGTAGACGGGCACGATGTAAATCACTTGGTAAAGGTGATGGAAGATTTGAAAGACATTCCCGGCCCGAAAATTCTTCATGCCCTTACGGTAAAAGGAAAAGGCTACGAGCACTCTGAGAAAGGCTCGCCGACTGTTTGGCATGCGCCCGGACTCTTCAATAAGGAGACTGGAGAAATCATTAAAGTCGTTCCGAAAAGTCCTCAGCCACCGAAGTACCAAGATGTATTCGGACATAGCATTGTGGAGCTTGCCGAGAAGAATGATAAGATAGTTGGGATTACTCCCGCAATGCCTTCGGGTTCTTCTTTGAAAATAATGATGGAAGCCATGCCCGATCGCGCTTTTGACGTTGGAATCGCCGAGCAACACGCGGTTACATTTTCGGCAGGATTGGCAACTCAGGGAATGATTCCTTTTTGCAATATCTACTCCAGCTTTATGCAGCGTGCTTACGATCAAGTGGTGCACGATGTGGCTCTGCAGAATCTGAACGTGGTATTCTGTTTGGACAGAGCAGGATTTGCTGGAGCCGATGGGCCGACCCATCATGGTTCATACGATTTGGCTTATTTCCGAGCTATTCCAAATATGATTGTAAGCGCTCCGATGAACGAGAGCGAATTGCGGAATATCATGTACACCGCCCAAATGAAAGAGCACGGCCCGTTTAGCATTCGCTATCCGCGTGGACAAGGAGTGATGACCGATTGGAAAACGCCGTTTAAAGAAATTAAGATCGGAACGGGTCGCCGTGTGAAGAATGGAAGTGACCTGGCTATTTTGAGTATAGGGCATCCGGGTAACTTTGCCGTGAGCGCCGCTGAGAAACTCGAAAAAGAAGGACTTGATGTGGCCGTCTACGATATGCGTTTCGTAAAGCCACTCGACGAGATTTTACTCCATGAAGTATTCTCCAAGTTCGACAAAGTCATCACTGTAGAAGACGGCTGTTTGATGGGTGGACTAGGAAGTGCGGTGCTGGAATTTATGGTAGACCACGGTTATTCCGCCAAAGTGAAACGCCTGGGTATTGAAGACAAATGGTTCGAACATGGAAGCCAAGATCAACTCTACACCGAAGCTGGTTTTAATGTGGATGATATTGCCGCTACGGCTGAAGAAATGCTCGCTGAAAAGCTGCAAAAGCTGAATAAGGTTTCAGCGGGGTAG
- the accB gene encoding acetyl-CoA carboxylase biotin carboxyl carrier protein, which produces MKLTEIQDLIKFVSRSGVTEVEIEQSNFKITIKSDPTKKRGKGATAQADAFVQPQMPMAMPQMMAAPQQMVQPQAAPSPAPATPSAPKEEKADDNSNYITVKSPMIGTFYRSSSPDKDAFISVGDDVKKGKVVCIIEAMKLFNEIEAEVEGKVVKVLVDDATPVEYDQPLFLIDPS; this is translated from the coding sequence ATGAAACTTACTGAAATTCAAGATTTGATCAAATTCGTATCTCGCTCAGGCGTTACGGAAGTAGAAATTGAGCAGTCCAATTTTAAGATCACCATAAAATCTGACCCTACGAAGAAGAGAGGAAAAGGAGCAACTGCGCAAGCAGATGCTTTTGTGCAGCCTCAAATGCCCATGGCAATGCCTCAAATGATGGCAGCGCCTCAACAAATGGTGCAGCCTCAAGCAGCTCCCTCACCAGCCCCGGCGACGCCTAGTGCACCGAAGGAAGAAAAGGCAGACGATAACTCCAACTACATTACCGTTAAGTCCCCTATGATCGGTACTTTCTATCGGTCTTCCAGTCCGGACAAGGATGCATTCATCTCTGTAGGTGATGACGTAAAGAAAGGAAAAGTGGTTTGTATCATCGAAGCCATGAAACTCTTCAATGAAATTGAAGCTGAAGTAGAAGGAAAAGTAGTAAAAGTCCTAGTAGACGATGCTACTCCCGTAGAATATGATCAACCTCTATTCTTGATCGATCCGTCTTAA
- a CDS encoding efflux RND transporter periplasmic adaptor subunit: protein MRSIRQTAVKIFSLGLIAIAVVACGGAPQGDLQKLKSERDSLKVLRGELDDRILVLEREIAEKDSTTEDKLVTGIEIGKDTFKHFFEVYGNVQSDKSATIYAENSGVIKSIVVKEGQTVKRGQTLVLQDVELIDRNMAEVRTQLSLAETLYEKQKRLWEQNIGSEVQYLEAKNRKESLENSLATLSEQRQKSSVVAPFDGVVDKIFPKVGELVGMAVPVVRLVNTDELYVNADISERYMGDIAKGDSVWVIVNRNDTIKSAISRVGDYINPANRSFEIRVDIGEKVAVLRPNSLVVLKVNDYTEESAIVVPSSVIMQDGEGNDYVFTLQADENSDLVARKTQIKTGPSHLGKTVVKEGIVEGDELIDKGSRTVRDGDKVKKTTV from the coding sequence ATGAGATCAATAAGACAAACTGCAGTGAAGATATTCAGCCTAGGGCTCATTGCTATTGCAGTAGTTGCATGCGGAGGTGCGCCCCAAGGTGATTTGCAAAAGTTGAAATCTGAGCGAGATTCTCTTAAAGTCCTTCGAGGCGAATTGGACGACAGAATTCTTGTTCTTGAGCGCGAAATAGCTGAAAAGGATTCCACCACTGAAGACAAGCTCGTAACGGGAATTGAAATAGGAAAAGATACGTTTAAGCACTTTTTTGAAGTGTACGGAAATGTGCAATCCGATAAGTCTGCAACCATCTATGCGGAAAATTCAGGGGTGATTAAGTCTATCGTAGTAAAGGAGGGACAAACCGTTAAACGAGGCCAAACATTGGTTTTACAAGATGTGGAGTTGATCGATCGAAACATGGCTGAGGTAAGAACTCAGCTTAGTCTAGCCGAAACGCTGTATGAAAAACAAAAGCGACTTTGGGAGCAGAATATTGGTAGTGAAGTGCAGTACCTGGAAGCGAAAAACCGAAAAGAATCACTTGAAAACTCTCTGGCGACGTTGAGCGAGCAAAGACAAAAATCGTCTGTTGTTGCTCCATTTGACGGGGTGGTAGACAAGATTTTCCCCAAAGTCGGAGAGTTGGTTGGAATGGCCGTACCCGTTGTAAGGCTGGTCAATACAGATGAGCTATACGTGAATGCAGACATTTCAGAGCGCTATATGGGCGACATCGCGAAAGGCGATTCGGTATGGGTGATTGTGAACAGAAACGATACCATCAAATCGGCTATTTCCAGGGTTGGAGATTACATTAATCCGGCGAACAGATCATTTGAAATCAGGGTAGATATAGGAGAAAAAGTGGCTGTTTTGCGGCCAAATTCCCTGGTGGTTTTAAAAGTGAATGATTACACCGAAGAAAGCGCGATTGTGGTTCCTTCATCTGTCATCATGCAAGATGGTGAAGGAAATGATTATGTGTTCACGCTTCAAGCGGATGAAAACAGTGATTTAGTTGCCCGAAAAACTCAGATAAAGACGGGCCCTTCACACCTTGGAAAAACTGTTGTAAAAGAAGGAATAGTTGAAGGGGATGAGCTAATCGATAAAGGTTCTCGAACGGTTAGAGACGGCGATAAAGTGAAAAAAACTACCGTATAG